The Leadbetterella byssophila DSM 17132 DNA window AAAAACACTCAATTAGTGATGGACTACTCAAATGTTCCTGGATTCAAATCCATGAGTATTCCTCAAGCCATGTTACTAAAAAAGAACTACATGGAAAATGTGGCTCCGGTGGTTAATAAAGCACTGGGATTAGAGAACACAGAATCGCTCTACTACACTTTAGAAGAACTAAAGAACATGATCTGGACCATTGAGTACTACGCAAAAGCTTCAGGTAAAAATGTAAAGTCTGAAGATTTAGGTGTACATGTACATTTTGGACAGTATCCAAAAAATGACCTTTTGAAGCATTTTCCCCAGTTAGAGAAAATTGGTGGAGCAGATAACAAGGCTGGTAAAACTACCATCTTCTTTGTTCCTACCATCATCCAAAATGGTAAACGCTTCGAGTTTAATCCTAAAAAGAACTACTTAGAAATTAGCTCCGGAAGATCTAAAGCTTTCAAAAAGCTATCAGAACACCACAAGAATGACCTAGCCACATTCAAACTAGTGGATTATGATGAAGATTCTCCTATTCCGGACTTTGCTAACATTCAGCCACCGTATAGAGAGTAAGAAATAGTGACCTTTTTAAGAGATTTCTTCTTTGTTTACGTACTGATTGTTGGTGCTTTTGGACTCATTAAGACAAAAAATGCTGCCAAAAGTTATTGGACTACATTTCCATGGTTCCTACTCCTTGTAGGAGCCATGGATGGGTTTGGCTTATATATAAATGAATTTTTATCTAAAGAATATCCAAAGTTAAATTTCTACTATTATCAACTATTAGTTATACCCCTCCAAGTAATCTACTACATGTGGATTATTAACAATAACATTATCTCGAAGAAGAGATTATTCATAATTGGCTCCATAATATTCTACTTATCTGCAATCGTAGAAGCATTTAGTTTATTCAAAACAGATGGCTATTTTTTTAATAGTGTTTCCTACATGATTGCAAACGTGATAATGTTAGCTAATATCTTACGCTATTTTTATCAACTAAGTAAAAGTGACAGAATACTGATCTTTTACAAAGAAAGAATGTTTTGGGTTTGTTTGGGTCTATTGATATTCTGGTTAGGAGCGCTTCCTTTCTTTGGAATTTTCAATTACCTACTTAAACACTTCCATGCCATATTTATAGTCTATTTCAACGTGATCCTAATATTCAACTATCTCATGTACACTTGTTTTCTGGTTAGTTTCTTATGGACGGAGAGAGAGAGATCATAAGTTTTATCATTTTAATCAATCTGATTCTATTCGTCTTCATCGTCGGATTGATCTATTTTATTTCCCAATTCAGAAAACGGAAAGTGCTATATGATCAACAACTAGCACATATAAAAATGGAATACGAGAAAGCAAAACTTCAAATTGAAGTAGATGCACAGAAAGAAACCATGAAGAAGATAGGTAAGGAAATCCACGATAGTGTGGGACAGAAACTTACCCTCGCCTCTATTTACCTTAAAAAAAACGGAGCTATGCAGGTGGCAGCTCCCTTAAATGAAATCAGTGAACTAATTGACGAATCCCTTACAGAACTTCGGCAATTGTCCCGTACGCTTGTAAACCCAAAACAATATCAAACACGCTTACAAGATTTAATCCTTTTAGAAACTAAACGCATTCAAAACATCAATGGAATCTCTGTCCACGTACATCAAAACGGAGATTACGAACTTTCTGAAGATACCAAGCATAATATCCACAGAATCATACAGGAATTCTTACAAAACAGCATTAAACACGCTAAATGTAACAACATTTATATTGAACTTAACTTTAGCGACCACCAATTAATGGTACAATGTAAAGATGACGGTGTAGGTTTTGATATGCAAAAGAATGCAGGGCCGGGCGTGGGAATCATGAACATCAAAAAGAGAATCAGTGAGATGATGGGTCAAGTTGAATTTTTCTCCAAAAAAGGAGAAGGTACCCGACTTACTTTTTACGTTCCCTATTGATTTTTTTTATACCTTCGCTTCTCATATGAAGGTAAAGTGCCCTTCATGTGTGAGTGTAATACCTTAGTCATACCCTAGGAAAATACAATTAAAAGGAGCCAAATGAAAACAAAAGTAGTCATTGTGGATGATCATAAGTTGATTGCGAAAGCCATAGGATCCATCGTGAATGATTTTACTGATTTCGAAGTAATGTACGAAGTAGAGAATGGAGTTGAATTAATAGAAAAATTCAAATCTCCCGACAAGCTACCTGATATAGTACTGCTGGACATTTCCATGCCCGTGATGGATGGTTTCGAAACTGCTAAGTGGATCACTAAAAACCATCCAGATATCCTCGTTATGGCCCTCTCTATGCAGGATGACGAGCAAAGTCTCTTTAAGATGATTAATAACGGGGCAAAGGGATTTATGCACAAAAACATTCACCCACAAGAACTAGAGATTGCCCTTAAAACGCTTCTTCGCGAAAAAATCTACTTCCCAGGATGGGCCACACAAAAACTCTACTCCAGTATAAACAATCCTGCACCCTCACCTACTTACGAAATCACTCCTAGAGAAGAAGAATTCCTCAAGTACGTTTGCCAGGATCTAACATATAAAGAAATTGGTGAAAAGATGAACTGCAGCCACCGTACCATAGACGGCTATAGAGATTCTTTGTTTACAAAATTAGGAATCAACTCTAGAGTAGGTCTGGCTCTGTTTGCCGTAAAACACAAATACTTTAACCCGGACGATTTCAAGATTTAAACTTATTCTCCAAGTACAGAGGACATCTTTGCCTCTGTTATCACAAAATTAGACTGTGCCTCCCCAATATTAGGCAAAGCAGCCAGTTTATTTAGAATAAAGTGCTTGTACTCGTCCATATCGCTCACTATCACCTTCAACAGGAAGTCTGATTCACCGGATATACAAAAACACTCCACTATTTCCGGAATACTCTGTACATCCTCTTCAAACCGCTTCAAATACTCTTGGCTGTGTTCTTTTAAGGATACCTTCACAAAGACCATCAGATCCTTCTTCAACTTCTTAGGATCAAGTTCTATGGTATATCTTTTGATCAATCCATCCCTACGTAATCGTTTGATACGTTCATGTACCGGTGTAGTGGTAAGATTTAGCTCATAGGCTATCTGACGGTTTGTAGCTAAACCATCTCTTTTTAATATCTTAAGAATCTTGAGATCTACAGGATCTATAACCATACGCTTTTTTTGTGAAGATAAATTTAAGCAGATTTTCTATTAAACAGGAATATTTATAGAAACTTGTTCTTCCAAAATGCTGATTTGGCTAATTTCCTAGAATTTTAGGCTATTTCTTAGACAATTCTCTAGAACGTTCCTCTGCTTTCAATATACCGGCCTGTAAAGCCTCTCCTAAGCCCCTTTCCTCAAATGTTTTAAGCGCTGCTTCCGTAGTGCCTCCTTTCGAAGCTACTGCGGATATAAGCTCGTCTAAACTCTTTTCAGCATTATTGATCAAATGGTAGGACCCTAACATGGTTTGTTTGACCAATAATCTTGCTAAGCCTTCATCAAAACCCATATCCATGCCCGCCTGCACCATATGTTTTACCAAATAGTAAAAATAAGCCGGACCACTACCACTCAGAGCCGTCACCGCATCAAGCAAAGATTCATTCTCAAGATATACGGATCTACCGGTGGCATTGATTAGGTTATCTATCCTCTGCAACTTCTGAAAACTGATTCCTTCCGCTGCACAATACCCTGTGATACCCTGCCCTAACATGGCCGGAGTATTTGGCATAGCCCTTACTACCCATTGATGCTCTAATTCGTCCTGAATCCTAGCCATGGGGATACCTGCCATAATAGACAAGACCACTTGGCTATCCTTAAGATACTGCTTCAAGTCCGGAGCAACAGAGGAAAAGTCCTGAGGCTTAACAGACAAGATCACAAGGTCTACCTCCCCCAGATTTAAGCCAATGGTATCTACAACTACACCTTCCTTTTCCTTCTTTAGTACTTCTGACCTCTCCTTACTCTTTTCTATCAACAATAGATCCTCCTTCTTCACCAAATCATATTGTACAAAAGAACGGGCAAAGGCCATTCCCATATTTCCGCAGCCTACTATCGCAATTTTCATTGTGCCAGCCATTGAGATATTTCTTCAACTACTGCTTCATCCGAACCAGCAAAACCCCTACTTACATGAAGGAATTTACCTTCTTTATCTATAAAAAACTTCGTAGGAATAGATTCCACCCCATAAAGAAAAGCCACTTGATTACCTACATCCATCACGGTTTG harbors:
- a CDS encoding Lrp/AsnC family transcriptional regulator, translating into MVIDPVDLKILKILKRDGLATNRQIAYELNLTTTPVHERIKRLRRDGLIKRYTIELDPKKLKKDLMVFVKVSLKEHSQEYLKRFEEDVQSIPEIVECFCISGESDFLLKVIVSDMDEYKHFILNKLAALPNIGEAQSNFVITEAKMSSVLGE
- a CDS encoding sensor histidine kinase, coding for MEYEKAKLQIEVDAQKETMKKIGKEIHDSVGQKLTLASIYLKKNGAMQVAAPLNEISELIDESLTELRQLSRTLVNPKQYQTRLQDLILLETKRIQNINGISVHVHQNGDYELSEDTKHNIHRIIQEFLQNSIKHAKCNNIYIELNFSDHQLMVQCKDDGVGFDMQKNAGPGVGIMNIKKRISEMMGQVEFFSKKGEGTRLTFYVPY
- a CDS encoding response regulator transcription factor; its protein translation is MKTKVVIVDDHKLIAKAIGSIVNDFTDFEVMYEVENGVELIEKFKSPDKLPDIVLLDISMPVMDGFETAKWITKNHPDILVMALSMQDDEQSLFKMINNGAKGFMHKNIHPQELEIALKTLLREKIYFPGWATQKLYSSINNPAPSPTYEITPREEEFLKYVCQDLTYKEIGEKMNCSHRTIDGYRDSLFTKLGINSRVGLALFAVKHKYFNPDDFKI
- the proC gene encoding pyrroline-5-carboxylate reductase; this translates as MKIAIVGCGNMGMAFARSFVQYDLVKKEDLLLIEKSKERSEVLKKEKEGVVVDTIGLNLGEVDLVILSVKPQDFSSVAPDLKQYLKDSQVVLSIMAGIPMARIQDELEHQWVVRAMPNTPAMLGQGITGYCAAEGISFQKLQRIDNLINATGRSVYLENESLLDAVTALSGSGPAYFYYLVKHMVQAGMDMGFDEGLARLLVKQTMLGSYHLINNAEKSLDELISAVASKGGTTEAALKTFEERGLGEALQAGILKAEERSRELSKK